The following are encoded together in the Candidatus Methylomirabilis oxygeniifera genome:
- a CDS encoding Nitrilase/cyanide hydratase and apolipoprotein N-acyltransferase has translation MGMDDSILTMAGIQMGGGPDPGANLERAIELGKIAAQRGAKIICLSECFAWPWFPSEIDPAQFATAESVPGPLSETVAAFARDHQVAVVAPIFERGTDGAYYNTALVFDADGTLLGQYRKNHLPQLPNYQERFYFQPGNQGFPVFHTRYAVIGVQMSWDNFFPEGSRLLALQGAEVICAPTSASIVASHAKWERALVGSAVYNGVFVFRVNRVAGGGALPFYGKSFCVDPNGDFVADPSGADEGVVLAEIDLRWVKTVRGIWPFLQERRPEIYTGLT, from the coding sequence ATGGGAATGGACGACAGCATACTGACAATGGCGGGTATCCAGATGGGTGGGGGACCTGATCCCGGAGCCAATCTGGAAAGAGCGATAGAGCTGGGAAAGATTGCTGCCCAGCGGGGAGCGAAGATCATCTGTTTGTCGGAGTGCTTTGCCTGGCCCTGGTTCCCCAGTGAGATCGACCCGGCGCAGTTCGCGACTGCCGAGTCGGTTCCTGGACCACTCAGCGAGACGGTTGCCGCATTTGCGAGGGATCACCAGGTGGCTGTCGTCGCGCCGATCTTCGAGCGCGGGACCGACGGAGCCTACTATAATACGGCCCTCGTGTTTGACGCCGATGGGACCCTGCTGGGTCAATACCGAAAAAATCATCTCCCGCAACTCCCAAACTATCAGGAGCGATTCTATTTCCAACCCGGGAACCAGGGATTCCCCGTGTTCCATACCCGATACGCTGTGATCGGCGTCCAGATGTCATGGGATAATTTCTTTCCTGAGGGGTCGCGTCTACTTGCGCTCCAGGGCGCCGAGGTGATCTGCGCGCCAACCTCCGCCTCGATCGTTGCGTCACACGCTAAATGGGAGCGGGCGCTTGTTGGGAGCGCGGTCTACAACGGCGTATTTGTGTTTCGGGTCAACCGTGTGGCGGGAGGCGGTGCATTGCCGTTCTATGGGAAGAGCTTTTGCGTCGATCCCAACGGCGACTTTGTGGCGGATCCGAGTGGCGCCGACGAGGGGGTCGTTCTGGCGGAGATCGACCTGAGGTGGGTCAAGACCGTCAGGGGGATCTGGCCGTTCCTCCAGGAGCGTCGGCCCGAGATCTACACCGGACTGACCTAG
- a CDS encoding protein of unknown function (Evidence 5 : No homology to any previously reported sequences) produces MQGKPLLRKRAGRGPLESPSKKGQGKWFWTLFPIPYILHPTLRITEVPVSRVVADGPCMRSERLDRLLGRIGPGSMPAGRST; encoded by the coding sequence GTGCAAGGAAAACCTCTGTTGCGCAAACGAGCAGGGCGCGGCCCACTGGAATCGCCATCGAAGAAAGGGCAGGGAAAATGGTTTTGGACGCTTTTTCCCATACCCTATATCCTCCACCCTACACTCCGGATCACGGAGGTGCCGGTGAGTCGTGTGGTTGCTGACGGGCCTTGCATGCGCAGTGAGAGGCTTGACCGGTTACTTGGTCGGATCGGGCCGGGTAGCATGCCTGCTGGCCGGAGTACTTGA
- the moaB gene encoding Molybdenum cofactor biosynthesis protein B, which produces MGVHDHHAESKKVGPVRYVRLSITDSRKSEDDHSGRLIESLLNEAGHSQVAAMILKNDPKGLREVVKKLCEDEVDLIVITGGTGLTKRDQTIEAISPILDKMLPGFGELFRSLSFQEVGSAALMSRALCGTAKGKVIVCLPGSEHAVRLALTKLLVPEVQHLVWQAAR; this is translated from the coding sequence ATGGGTGTTCACGATCATCACGCAGAGTCCAAGAAGGTCGGACCGGTCCGATACGTAAGGCTCAGCATCACCGATAGTCGTAAGTCGGAAGACGACCACTCAGGCCGACTTATTGAATCGCTGCTCAATGAAGCCGGTCATAGCCAGGTGGCCGCAATGATCCTGAAGAACGATCCAAAAGGCCTGAGAGAGGTCGTCAAGAAGCTGTGTGAAGATGAGGTTGATCTGATCGTCATCACAGGAGGGACCGGGCTCACCAAGAGAGATCAGACGATTGAAGCGATCAGCCCTATTTTGGATAAGATGTTGCCGGGCTTTGGCGAGCTGTTCCGAAGTCTCAGCTTCCAGGAGGTTGGGAGCGCTGCGCTGATGAGTCGCGCGCTATGCGGGACGGCAAAAGGAAAGGTGATCGTGTGTCTGCCGGGTTCAGAGCACGCCGTCCGTCTCGCCCTGACGAAACTCCTGGTACCGGAGGTACAACACCTCGTCTGGCAGGCGGCTCGGTGA
- a CDS encoding Conserved protein of unknown function (Evidence 4 : Homologs of previously reported genes of unknown function) yields the protein MASFEAFACGGCKSLFARRHICCRRCGTPTVLPISLSGRGTLTSFTTIRVPPTVFLGQDPYDIAVIDLDEGLRVTARLMVPEGREAAIGDPAIFDEMLSYGPVFRLI from the coding sequence ATGGCCTCATTCGAGGCGTTTGCGTGCGGCGGCTGCAAGAGTCTGTTTGCGAGGCGTCACATCTGCTGTCGGCGCTGCGGGACGCCTACCGTCCTGCCGATCAGCTTGTCTGGTCGAGGGACGCTCACCTCCTTTACGACTATTCGGGTGCCGCCGACTGTCTTCCTGGGACAGGATCCGTACGACATCGCGGTCATCGATCTGGATGAAGGGCTGCGGGTCACAGCCCGCCTTATGGTCCCGGAAGGACGAGAGGCGGCGATCGGCGATCCGGCGATCTTTGACGAGATGCTTTCGTATGGGCCGGTCTTTCGGCTGATCTAG
- a CDS encoding conserved protein of unknown function (Evidence 4 : Homologs of previously reported genes of unknown function), translating to MPIYEYLCSHCGQVFEKLVLSRDAVVECPHCPGAAVEKQFSAFSFKGEQGSVVSGTTGGGGGGCAPGG from the coding sequence ATGCCTATCTATGAGTATCTGTGTTCACACTGCGGCCAGGTGTTTGAAAAGCTCGTCCTAAGCCGCGATGCCGTCGTAGAATGCCCGCACTGCCCTGGGGCGGCTGTGGAAAAACAGTTTTCCGCCTTCAGCTTTAAAGGGGAGCAGGGATCTGTCGTCTCCGGCACGACAGGCGGCGGAGGCGGGGGTTGTGCGCCAGGCGGGTGA
- the secA gene encoding Preprotein translocase secA subunit (Evidence 2a : Function of homologous gene experimentally demonstrated in an other organism; PubMedId : 15063851, 2542029; Product type t : transporter), producing the protein MFMKLVSKVVGTKNERELKRIKPMVTAINELEPKVKALSDDALCGKTTEFRERIAQDATVDDLLVEAFAVVREAGRRVLGMRHFDVQLLGGIVLHEGKIAEMATGEGKTLVATLPAYLNALEGKGVHVVTVNDYLAKRDSQWMGGIYRFLGLTVGLIQHDMDDAARKLAYGADVTYGTNNEYGFDYLRDNMKFSAAEFAQRELHYAIVDEVDSILIDEARTPLIISGPAEESTEKYYQIDRIIPRLKQGATIVGGKMYEAEAQVSGDYMVDEKAKSVALTESGVAKVESLLGITNLYDPAHMEFVHHVQQALKAHVLFKRDVDYVVKDGEVIIVDEFTGRLMAGRRWSDGLHQAVEAKERVKIERENQTLATITFQNYFRMYKKLAGMTGTADTEAAEFAQIYNLDVMVMPTNQPMVRANYPDVIYKSGPEKYDAVVEEIAELHKTGRPVLVGTTSIEKNEKLSALLKRRGIPHQLLNAKHHEREAEIVAQAGRFKAVTIATNMAGRGTDILLGGSPKFLAAELLRRGETEEDQIDPQKLAGTLEEVRQMQHYGLLDLSVNVEEYAAALTVIRKQTEAEHQQVVALGGLHIIGTERHEARRIDNQLRGRAGRQGDPGSSRFFLSLEDDLLRLFGSDRISSIMEKLGMEEGEPIEHSMVTRAIETAQKRVEAHNFEIRKHLLEYDDVMNTQRKIIYAERRRILDGEGLPDTLAEMRGEVIDELLSLYANAETYPEQWDLAGLTEAVKRQFDLEISWSPEEVASLTVALLRDSLEERVLRAYEERDAKFGPELARYLERMVMLQVVDGQWKDHLLAMDHLKEGIGLRGYGQKDPLVEYKREGFAMFEAMIDRIKQQTIEYLYRVQVAPAEALAFAGAQAAPQGDGGDSDHPLRSQPESQPKPAERSLRPAAATAPIKVVGKKIGRNDPCPCGSGQKYKKCCGA; encoded by the coding sequence ATGTTTATGAAGTTGGTGTCCAAGGTTGTCGGAACTAAAAACGAGCGGGAACTCAAGCGCATTAAGCCGATGGTGACGGCAATCAATGAGCTGGAACCGAAGGTGAAGGCGCTCTCTGATGACGCCCTTTGCGGTAAGACGACCGAGTTTAGGGAGCGGATTGCGCAGGACGCCACGGTCGACGATCTCCTTGTTGAGGCCTTCGCGGTCGTACGGGAGGCGGGGCGCCGCGTACTCGGCATGCGCCACTTCGACGTGCAACTACTCGGCGGCATCGTGCTGCACGAGGGGAAGATCGCCGAAATGGCGACCGGAGAAGGCAAAACTCTGGTGGCCACGCTTCCCGCCTACCTGAATGCCCTGGAGGGTAAAGGTGTTCACGTCGTCACGGTCAACGACTACCTGGCGAAACGAGATAGTCAGTGGATGGGCGGGATCTACCGGTTCCTCGGACTGACCGTGGGCCTGATCCAGCACGATATGGACGATGCGGCCCGAAAGCTGGCCTATGGCGCCGATGTCACCTACGGAACCAACAACGAATACGGCTTTGATTACCTGCGTGACAACATGAAGTTTTCCGCCGCGGAGTTTGCGCAGCGGGAGTTGCACTATGCCATCGTGGATGAAGTGGACTCGATCCTGATCGATGAGGCCAGAACGCCGCTCATTATCTCCGGCCCGGCGGAGGAATCGACCGAAAAGTATTATCAGATCGACCGCATCATCCCCCGGTTGAAGCAGGGTGCCACTATTGTGGGCGGTAAGATGTACGAGGCAGAAGCTCAAGTGTCCGGGGATTATATGGTCGACGAAAAGGCGAAGTCGGTCGCCCTGACCGAGAGCGGTGTGGCCAAGGTGGAGAGCTTGCTGGGGATCACGAACCTCTACGATCCCGCCCACATGGAGTTCGTCCATCACGTCCAGCAGGCGCTGAAGGCCCATGTTCTCTTCAAGCGAGACGTTGACTATGTGGTCAAAGATGGTGAAGTGATCATTGTCGATGAGTTCACCGGCCGCCTGATGGCCGGGAGGCGTTGGAGCGATGGGCTCCATCAGGCGGTAGAGGCGAAAGAGCGGGTGAAGATCGAACGGGAGAATCAGACCCTGGCCACGATCACCTTCCAGAACTACTTCCGTATGTACAAAAAGCTGGCGGGGATGACCGGAACAGCCGATACGGAGGCTGCAGAATTCGCCCAGATTTACAATCTCGATGTGATGGTGATGCCGACGAACCAACCGATGGTCCGGGCCAACTACCCGGATGTCATCTACAAGAGCGGACCGGAAAAGTACGATGCTGTCGTAGAGGAGATTGCCGAGTTACATAAGACCGGCCGGCCGGTCCTGGTCGGGACCACCTCGATTGAGAAGAACGAAAAGCTCTCGGCCCTGTTGAAGCGACGGGGGATCCCCCATCAACTATTGAACGCCAAGCACCACGAGCGAGAGGCGGAGATCGTAGCCCAAGCCGGTCGCTTCAAGGCGGTCACCATCGCCACCAATATGGCCGGCCGCGGGACCGACATCCTGTTGGGTGGGAGTCCGAAGTTCCTGGCGGCGGAGTTGCTCCGACGTGGTGAGACGGAAGAGGATCAGATCGACCCCCAGAAGCTTGCCGGCACGCTCGAGGAGGTCCGGCAGATGCAGCACTATGGCCTGCTGGATCTGTCGGTGAACGTTGAGGAGTATGCTGCGGCGTTGACGGTGATTCGCAAGCAGACCGAGGCTGAACACCAGCAGGTGGTGGCCTTGGGGGGTCTGCATATCATCGGAACCGAGCGTCATGAGGCCCGCCGCATCGATAATCAGCTCCGGGGGCGCGCCGGTCGTCAGGGCGACCCCGGCTCATCCCGCTTCTTTCTGTCGCTCGAGGATGATCTTCTCCGACTGTTCGGTTCTGATCGTATCAGCAGCATCATGGAGAAGCTGGGGATGGAGGAGGGGGAGCCGATTGAGCACAGCATGGTGACCCGCGCCATCGAGACGGCCCAGAAACGGGTAGAGGCCCACAACTTCGAGATCCGCAAGCACCTCCTTGAGTACGACGACGTGATGAACACGCAGCGGAAGATCATCTACGCTGAGCGCCGCAGGATCCTGGATGGAGAGGGCCTGCCGGATACCTTGGCTGAAATGCGGGGCGAGGTGATTGACGAGCTGCTCTCGCTCTACGCCAATGCAGAGACCTATCCCGAGCAGTGGGACCTGGCCGGTCTCACCGAGGCGGTCAAACGACAGTTCGATCTGGAGATCTCGTGGTCACCGGAGGAGGTCGCGTCGCTGACCGTGGCGCTGCTCCGTGATAGTCTGGAGGAGCGAGTTCTCAGGGCCTATGAGGAGCGGGACGCGAAGTTCGGTCCTGAATTGGCGCGGTACCTTGAGCGGATGGTCATGTTGCAGGTGGTGGACGGGCAGTGGAAGGACCACCTCCTGGCCATGGATCATCTGAAGGAGGGAATCGGGCTTCGGGGATACGGGCAAAAAGATCCGCTCGTCGAGTATAAGCGCGAGGGCTTCGCGATGTTCGAAGCCATGATCGACCGAATCAAACAGCAGACGATCGAATATCTCTACCGGGTTCAAGTGGCTCCCGCTGAGGCACTGGCGTTCGCAGGGGCCCAAGCCGCGCCCCAAGGCGATGGCGGGGATAGCGACCATCCTCTTCGTTCTCAGCCTGAATCGCAGCCAAAGCCGGCAGAACGATCCCTCCGCCCGGCCGCCGCGACCGCTCCAATCAAAGTAGTGGGTAAGAAGATCGGGCGGAATGATCCTTGCCCATGCGGCAGCGGCCAGAAATATAAGAAGTGCTGCGGCGCGTAA
- the folE gene encoding GTP cyclohydrolase I (Evidence 2b : Function of strongly homologous gene; Product type e : enzyme) has product MIERLVRDLLKEIGEDPDREGLVKTPERVERMFAFLTSGYDKQVNNVLNEAVFQDNYDEIVLVKDIDFFSLCEHHLLPFFGKCHVGYLPDGRIVGLSKLVRLVEMYSRRLQVQERLTSQIANALLEALRPKGVAVVMEAQHLCMMMRGVEKQNSKAVTSSMHGVFRERIESRNEFMQLIRSHAT; this is encoded by the coding sequence ATGATCGAGCGGTTGGTTAGGGATCTGCTGAAGGAGATCGGCGAGGATCCCGATCGGGAAGGATTGGTCAAGACCCCGGAGCGGGTAGAGCGGATGTTCGCCTTCCTCACGTCCGGATACGATAAACAGGTCAATAATGTTCTGAACGAGGCGGTCTTCCAGGACAACTATGACGAGATCGTCCTGGTCAAGGACATCGATTTCTTCTCGTTGTGCGAACATCATCTCCTGCCCTTTTTTGGCAAGTGCCACGTCGGCTATCTGCCGGACGGCAGGATCGTCGGTTTGAGCAAGCTGGTTCGGCTGGTTGAGATGTATAGTCGCCGACTCCAGGTGCAGGAGCGTCTGACCTCACAGATCGCCAATGCGCTTCTGGAGGCCCTGCGACCAAAGGGAGTGGCCGTCGTCATGGAAGCCCAACACCTCTGCATGATGATGCGCGGCGTAGAAAAACAGAATAGTAAGGCTGTGACCTCATCGATGCACGGGGTCTTCCGCGAGCGGATCGAGAGCCGAAACGAGTTCATGCAGTTGATCCGGTCGCACGCAACATAA
- a CDS encoding conserved protein of unknown function (Evidence 4 : Homologs of previously reported genes of unknown function), giving the protein MSVIGIGCTPFGKQDGVGIVDLTLQACREAMDDAHLPGRRIDAFYLGNFVSETLVHQGSLAPIIAHRLGLGPIPCTKVEGACASSGIAFRHGVLLIASGLCDIVLVAGVEKMTSAETGAVTEALASAGDAETEMRLGLTFPGTFGIIMRRHMHQYGTTREQVAMVSVKNRSNGSTNPKAHFQTPVAMEEILESRLICDPIRLYDCTPISDGAAAAVLCATDLAAEFTDRPIDVIGSGHATGPATLFEMADLTTFEASVAAGQQAYRQAGLGPRDIDVAEVHDCFTIAEIAAIEDLGFVAKGQGGPAIADGLTALHGALPINPSGGLLSKGHPVGATGLAQIYEIVAQLRGEAINQVKDAEIGLAHNLGGTGAVSTVHILTRR; this is encoded by the coding sequence GTGTCGGTCATCGGCATCGGATGTACGCCGTTCGGGAAGCAGGACGGCGTCGGCATCGTTGACCTGACACTGCAGGCTTGCCGCGAGGCCATGGACGACGCTCACCTTCCTGGAAGACGCATCGACGCATTCTACCTCGGCAACTTCGTCTCCGAGACGTTAGTCCATCAAGGGTCGCTGGCCCCGATTATCGCGCATCGGCTTGGTCTTGGTCCGATTCCCTGTACGAAGGTAGAAGGGGCCTGTGCCTCATCCGGTATTGCGTTCCGCCATGGAGTGCTGCTGATCGCATCGGGCCTGTGCGATATCGTGCTGGTTGCAGGTGTCGAGAAGATGACCTCTGCGGAGACGGGGGCGGTGACGGAGGCGCTGGCGTCGGCCGGCGACGCCGAGACCGAGATGCGGCTGGGCCTCACCTTTCCTGGAACCTTCGGAATCATCATGCGACGGCATATGCATCAGTACGGGACGACGCGCGAGCAGGTGGCTATGGTGTCGGTCAAGAATCGGTCCAACGGCAGCACCAATCCAAAAGCCCACTTTCAGACGCCGGTGGCCATGGAGGAGATCCTGGAATCGCGGCTGATCTGCGATCCGATTCGACTGTATGACTGCACTCCGATTAGCGACGGCGCCGCCGCGGCGGTCCTGTGCGCGACCGATCTGGCGGCTGAGTTCACCGATCGGCCGATCGATGTCATCGGTTCCGGTCACGCCACGGGTCCCGCGACGCTGTTCGAGATGGCGGACCTGACGACCTTTGAGGCGTCGGTAGCCGCCGGGCAGCAGGCCTACCGACAGGCCGGTCTCGGCCCTCGCGATATCGATGTGGCAGAGGTGCATGATTGCTTTACCATTGCCGAGATCGCGGCCATCGAAGATCTGGGATTCGTGGCAAAAGGGCAGGGGGGACCGGCCATCGCCGATGGGCTCACGGCGCTTCATGGGGCACTTCCAATCAACCCGAGCGGCGGCCTGCTGAGCAAGGGGCATCCGGTGGGCGCCACTGGTCTCGCCCAGATCTATGAGATCGTCGCACAACTCCGTGGAGAGGCGATCAATCAGGTGAAGGATGCGGAGATCGGCCTGGCTCACAACCTCGGCGGGACCGGGGCGGTCAGTACGGTCCACATCCTGACGCGGCGATAA
- a CDS encoding conserved protein of unknown function (Evidence 4 : Homologs of previously reported genes of unknown function): MAEQERKQKREAGAGPPEAAEPNPETVKKGKKLKEDLDKLMDEIDEVLEENAEEFVKSYVQRGGE, translated from the coding sequence ATGGCAGAGCAGGAACGCAAGCAAAAGCGCGAGGCCGGCGCCGGCCCACCTGAGGCGGCTGAGCCGAATCCCGAAACCGTAAAGAAGGGGAAGAAGCTCAAGGAGGACCTTGACAAACTTATGGATGAGATCGATGAGGTCCTCGAGGAAAACGCCGAGGAGTTTGTCAAGAGCTACGTCCAGCGCGGCGGAGAATAA
- a CDS encoding conserved protein of unknown function (Evidence 4 : Homologs of previously reported genes of unknown function) has product MALIAPFRGLRYNPELISDLSLVMAPPYDVISPEGQQTFHARHTHNVIRLILGETLAEDDAVRNQYSRAGDYFRRWQAEQVLVRDAAPTLYLYQQTFRLPGVGELARSGLIGLVRLEEFGSRTVFPHERTMGAAKADRLRLMQACHANLSSVFGIYPGRFLELDRLAAAAMGSTPIIDLRDWDGIHHRIWMCQDHAAIGRLQAECASTPLFIADGHHRYETALAFRDLMRAKEAGDPAHTQRRPYNYVMMTLVSAEDHGLVILPIHRVMRHLPGGSLDGYLAQLGRQFAVESLTVSRDPQATASVLLDRLRQTTEGMHCFGLYGGEDRAYLLTLTDERVLEAGDDKPPVYRRLDVTIAHTCLIEGPWSRHGLGDLSDDGLSYHHDAAEAVRMVQKDGWAAAILLNPTKITQVQAVAEAGLRMPPKSTFFYPKLLTGLVIHPIVTDEVIEA; this is encoded by the coding sequence ATGGCCTTAATCGCGCCCTTCAGAGGATTACGATACAATCCTGAGTTGATAAGTGACCTGAGCCTGGTGATGGCGCCGCCCTACGATGTGATTTCACCGGAAGGGCAGCAAACCTTTCATGCCCGCCATACCCACAACGTGATCCGCCTGATTCTTGGTGAGACACTGGCGGAAGACGACGCGGTACGAAACCAATATAGTCGTGCCGGCGACTATTTCCGCCGATGGCAGGCCGAGCAGGTACTGGTTCGTGATGCTGCGCCCACCTTATACCTCTACCAGCAGACGTTTCGTCTCCCTGGTGTCGGGGAACTCGCACGATCCGGTCTGATCGGACTGGTTCGTCTGGAAGAGTTCGGCAGTCGTACGGTCTTCCCTCATGAACGAACAATGGGAGCCGCCAAGGCGGACCGACTTCGCCTGATGCAGGCCTGTCACGCGAATTTAAGTTCAGTCTTTGGTATCTACCCCGGTCGCTTTCTCGAACTGGATCGACTGGCGGCTGCCGCCATGGGGTCCACGCCGATTATTGATCTCCGCGATTGGGATGGCATTCATCATCGAATCTGGATGTGTCAGGATCATGCGGCGATCGGAAGACTTCAGGCGGAGTGCGCATCGACGCCGCTCTTTATCGCAGACGGTCATCATCGGTATGAGACGGCGCTGGCGTTTCGCGATCTCATGCGGGCGAAGGAGGCTGGTGATCCCGCCCACACGCAGAGACGGCCTTATAACTACGTCATGATGACGCTCGTCAGCGCCGAAGACCACGGCCTGGTCATTCTTCCGATCCATCGGGTCATGAGACACCTCCCGGGTGGCAGTCTGGATGGATATCTGGCCCAGCTCGGTCGACAATTCGCCGTGGAGAGCCTCACTGTTTCCCGTGACCCTCAGGCTACGGCGTCGGTTCTGCTGGACCGTCTCCGACAGACTACGGAGGGGATGCACTGTTTTGGTCTCTACGGTGGAGAGGATCGCGCCTATCTTCTGACGCTCACCGATGAACGGGTCCTGGAGGCGGGGGATGACAAGCCGCCAGTGTACAGACGGCTGGATGTCACCATCGCGCACACGTGTCTCATTGAGGGGCCGTGGTCACGGCATGGGTTGGGTGATCTTTCAGATGACGGGCTCAGTTACCATCATGATGCCGCGGAGGCGGTCCGGATGGTCCAGAAAGATGGGTGGGCAGCGGCTATTTTGCTTAATCCAACGAAAATTACTCAGGTTCAGGCGGTGGCCGAGGCCGGTCTGCGGATGCCGCCTAAGTCAACCTTTTTCTACCCCAAACTCCTTACCGGCCTGGTCATTCATCCCATCGTAACCGATGAGGTGATCGAGGCGTAG
- a CDS encoding exported protein of unknown function (Evidence 5 : No homology to any previously reported sequences), with product MREHRRTVPGLIVAIMIALVSFTLWAGPSVLLRTDLADAQEIVFMKALEEADKAILEARDFEAEIYAPEEFSLALEYLAQAKDEAKLFRSATQEKGAHLFSARTSGEAVSLLAEKAQYQAKVAGTKAIEVKSDREITTIKAQIVDTFNTNVDRSFTSTREHLFGELGAKEAVRSEARKARAQAESALRRLTLEGQTAPAP from the coding sequence ATGAGAGAGCACAGGCGAACTGTTCCGGGCCTGATTGTAGCTATCATGATCGCGCTGGTGTCGTTTACGCTTTGGGCGGGCCCTTCGGTTCTGCTCAGAACAGACTTGGCCGATGCGCAAGAGATCGTCTTCATGAAGGCGCTGGAGGAGGCGGACAAAGCCATTCTGGAGGCGAGAGACTTCGAGGCGGAGATCTATGCGCCGGAGGAGTTCTCATTGGCCCTGGAATATTTGGCGCAGGCCAAGGATGAGGCGAAACTCTTCAGGTCTGCGACACAGGAGAAGGGCGCTCATCTGTTCAGCGCCAGGACCTCAGGGGAAGCGGTCAGCTTGCTCGCAGAGAAAGCGCAGTATCAGGCGAAGGTGGCGGGAACCAAGGCGATAGAAGTGAAATCCGATCGTGAGATCACCACGATCAAAGCGCAGATCGTCGATACCTTCAACACCAATGTCGATCGAAGCTTTACCTCGACGCGAGAGCACCTGTTTGGCGAACTCGGCGCCAAGGAAGCCGTCAGGAGCGAGGCCCGTAAGGCACGGGCGCAGGCCGAATCCGCATTGCGGAGGCTCACGTTGGAAGGACAGACCGCTCCTGCGCCGTAA
- a CDS encoding putative Peptidase, M23/M37 family (Evidence 3 : Function proposed based on presence of conserved amino acid motif, structural feature or limited homology), with amino-acid sequence MAKKFYTVLVLPDAGSQIRKFHIAKPLLRALAVTASLIFVAFLFLIYQTVSNTGHLLELRQLRTTASEQGDLLQKFERLEDQMTQLREFDVRLRTAAGLEVKSAESSMVGVGGADTLSSRALMVAALAHQTLPAGSSTKIGVDNLGGELDRLSREMNDRNKSFQGLIGALEAKRSLLASTPTIWPVKGWLTAGFGQRRSPFTGQRQMHEGVDISNSVGTPIIAPADGVVTYTGPLGGFGNVVSVNHGNKISTFYAHLQQHKVSQGQRVRRGDVIGLVGTTGRVTGPHLHYEIQVNEVPVDPTKYVIDPETVKFLGNGESAE; translated from the coding sequence ATGGCGAAGAAGTTTTATACCGTCCTTGTCCTTCCCGATGCCGGTTCTCAGATTCGAAAGTTTCACATCGCCAAACCCCTCCTTCGCGCGCTTGCCGTCACCGCGAGTCTCATTTTCGTCGCCTTTCTGTTTCTCATCTATCAGACGGTCAGCAACACTGGGCACCTACTGGAGCTCCGTCAGCTTCGGACGACAGCAAGCGAGCAGGGTGACTTGTTGCAGAAGTTTGAACGCCTCGAAGATCAAATGACCCAGCTCCGGGAATTCGACGTCCGTTTGCGTACGGCGGCCGGTCTGGAGGTAAAGAGTGCGGAGAGTTCGATGGTTGGCGTGGGCGGGGCGGATACCTTGAGTTCGCGCGCGCTGATGGTGGCGGCTCTCGCTCATCAAACCCTACCTGCCGGCTCTTCAACAAAAATCGGGGTTGACAATCTTGGCGGCGAGCTTGATCGCTTAAGCCGCGAGATGAATGATCGTAATAAGAGCTTTCAGGGTCTGATTGGGGCGCTCGAGGCAAAGCGGAGCCTCCTGGCCTCTACTCCGACGATCTGGCCGGTTAAAGGGTGGCTTACGGCCGGGTTCGGGCAGCGTCGCTCGCCCTTCACCGGACAACGGCAGATGCATGAAGGGGTCGATATCTCGAACAGCGTCGGTACGCCGATCATCGCCCCTGCCGATGGGGTCGTGACGTATACGGGTCCGCTTGGCGGTTTCGGCAATGTGGTCTCGGTCAACCACGGCAACAAGATATCTACCTTCTATGCTCACTTACAGCAGCACAAGGTGTCGCAGGGTCAGCGAGTGAGAAGAGGAGACGTGATCGGTCTGGTGGGGACAACGGGCCGTGTGACCGGGCCTCACCTTCATTATGAGATTCAGGTAAACGAGGTGCCTGTTGATCCGACCAAGTATGTCATCGACCCGGAAACGGTGAAATTTCTCGGGAACGGTGAATCGGCCGAGTAG